atttattgctTGCACTGTGATTGTTTAGATGATTTTAAGTGTCAAGACCAGAGGAGGTGTGTGTCAAAGGCCCTGGTGTGCGACGGACGCTCTCATTGCTTCGATGGCTCGGATGAGGTCGGCTGCCCTGATGTTGCCTTGCCCGTGACACGAATAAATGTCCTCAAGTGTCGTAAGGGCTTTATGCCGTGCAAGAGTGGTGGAGAGTGCGTGCTATACAGCCATGTATGCGATGGGGAGAAAGACTGTCAGGATGGGTCGGATGAAGAGGAATGTGGTGAGTACCCACAAGCTCATTCTCAGTATTTAAACCATTTATACctgtatggcaggggtgtccagactttttccagcaagggccacatggtgaaaaatgaaagggtgcaagggccactttgatattttctaaaccAACTCAGAGATATGCTAATAAGCtacatgtagctcaagaaaaaaatgcatttcacctttgtaataaaGGTGAAAttctactaaaaatgacataatacGAGTttctcttgtaaaattgcgacttttgttcttaattcgattatgacttttcatattttgacttaattcctgtaaaattacagctgttttttccatttctgctgttttatattccaactatttcatttcagctttcctctcgTAATTTCcttataattataactttattcccataatatcttttaaaacaatgtatattttctttatttcaacattgttactgaaattatatttttcctccatgttatacatttattctcgtaaaattgcaactttttttctctcaaaactttttctcttttgactttactctaaaaaataaataaataaataaattgtataattttccgaatatttcaacttgtatattttcactttattcccatgttataaattttccccaacctaagtttccaaaaattacaacttaaagtttaatatttcaacttcatgctactaaaatgacattttttctcatacaatTAGTTGATTCTTGTGAAGTAATTTtctttgctagattacaactcttctcttattttgacttgattcccccccccatttttgctgatgctgttttttttgtttccttgttaaattacatttttagagtgtgctgcgggccgataaaatcgcacgcccgggccgcactttgggcacccctgctgtatggTATAACTGTAACCGTAAACAAAATGTGCTTTATTTGAATGCTAATTCCTATTTCTTCATATATGCTACAGAGAAGGATGTGACCTCACCAAAACAATCCGCTGACGCATCAAACAACATTGCACCTGTAACTCCTGCACCATCTCTGCCTGCGTGCATCACCCCGTCTGTACTCTGTCCTCATCCTTCTGTTGGCCTCTGCATCACCCCAAAGCAGTTTTGCGATGGCCGAAAAGACTGTCCTGATGGCTTTGATGAAGATAACTGTGTGAAAAGATGTCCCTCTAAAGGTAAGTCACAGGACGTTATGTAATTGTAATTTCCATTTACTTTAACCCCCCCCGATTTTACCTCAGATGATTTCCGCTGCAAGGACCGTAGGAGCTGCATCTCCACGACCCTCGTTTGTGACGGCCGTGCTCATTGTCACGATGGCTCTGATGAAGTTGACTGTCCAAGTGTTGAAACCCCTGCCGGCCAAGCAAAGCCCTTGAAATGTCTCATGGGCTCCAGACTCTGTCAGGATGGCAGCGAATGTGTGCTCTTCAGTCACGTGTGTGATGGAGATCCAGACTGCAAGGATGGCTCCGATGAAGAAGGatgtggtgagttttcatgcCAGATCCCTGGCAGTcccggcaaaatgatcattttaatttcCCATGTGATTTGATTTGATCGAGATCTTGAGACACCCCTACTTTATAGAGAAGTTCAATGTAAAATTGTACTTGATATATTTTCAGACACTGAGACTACCACTTCTCCAGAAAATCTTCACCTAAATCGATCGCCTTTTGCCTTTAATTCTCAACCTCCAAGCAAGCCGTCCTGCCAGAGTCCGTCATTTCTGTGTTCTGATTCTTCATGCATCCTTCCAACACAGCTATGTGATGGAACAAAAGATTGCCCTGATGGATTGGATGAAAATTGCATAAAACAGTGCCCAAATAAATGTAAGTTGGATTTTTCTACAAAATGTACATAGGGCTGCTAAaattatccttttttttaattttttttttttactgttccACCCACAGTGGACTTCCTCTGCAAAGACAGGCGAAGCTGTGTATCCAAGAACCTGGTTTGTGATGGCCGATCTCATTGCCACGACGGCTCAGATGAAGTTGACTGTCCAACCGTAGCTCCTCCCCCCGCCTTGGGAAAGGTCCTGAAGTGCCGCTTGGGCTTCAGTCTATGTCGGGATCAGAGTCAATGTGTTCTTTTCAGGCATGTGTGTGACGGAGAAAGAGACTGTGCAGATGGATCAGACGAAGATGAATGTGGTCAGTATGGAGAATTTCAGTCAAAATCTTTACAGTTTTGGCCCTCGTACTTATTTCCTTGATAAGAACTGCAAGTAatacccaacaacaacaaaagaaagttgAGATGTTTATCATTGTGATGCTAAACTGGTATAAACTGATTTTTTCCTCAACGCTCAGATGCAACTGAAACCCCACCTTTGGCAGGAAATCCAAGCTTGAATAAATTGACCTCATCTGTGAAACCCTTTAATGCGCCTTCCCCAAAGCCATCCTGTAGAAGTCCATCAGTGTTATGTCCAAATTCATTGCTTTGCATCAGCCCAGCACAGCTATGTGATGGAATACAAGATTGTCCTGATGGATCGGATGAGAACTGCATAAAACGATGCCCAAATaaatgtacgtttttttttttgtttgtttgtttgttttttcgaCAATGTACATAGGGCAgatgaaattatttttgtaatttttctaTACCTTCCACAGTGGActttctctgcaaagacaggCGAAGCTGTGTCTCCAAGACTCTGGTTTGTGATGGCCGATCTCACTGCCATGACAGCTCAGATGAAGGAAATTGTCCAACCGTAGCTCCTCCCAGCGCCCTGGGAAAGGTCCTGAAGTGCCGCTTGGGCTTCCGTCTGTGTCGGGATCTGAGTGAATGTGTTCTTTTTAGCCATGTGTGTGATGGAGAAAAAGACTGCCCAGATGGATCAGATGAAGATGAATGTGGTGAGCATGCAGAATTTTGATGAAATTTGATCTGTCTTGACCTTTTTGTATTACTCTTTCTTGATATGAAGTACAAGTGATACCTAACAAATGAGTGTAAAATTGAGATTATCATCTTTGCATATATAAAGGCTAAACTTGTATAAttttatcccccccccccccccccccccccccccaaaaaaaaacactcagatGCAACTGAAACCCCACCTTTGGCAGGAAATCCAAGCTTGAATAAATTGCCCTCATCTGTGAAACCCTTTAATACGCCTTCCCCAAAGCCATCCTGTAGAAGTCCATCAGTGTTATGTCCAAATTCATTGCTTTGCCTCAGCCCAACACAGCTATGTGATGGAATACAAGATTGTCCTGATGGATCGGATGAGAACTGCATAAAACAATGCCCAAATGAATGCaagtttgtccttttttttttttttctacgatGTACATGGGGCAGATGAAGTTGTACTTATTTTTCTATACCTTCCACAGTGGActttctctgcaaagacaggCGAAGCTGTGTCTCCAAGAGTCTGGTTTGTGATGGTCGATCTCACTGCTACGACAGTTCAGATGAAGGAAATTGTCCAACTGTAGCTCCTCCCAGCGCCCTGGGAAAGGTCCTGAAGTGCCGCTTGGGCTTCCGTCTATGTCGGGATCAGAGTCGATGTGTTCTTTTTAGCCATGTGTGTGATGGAGAAAAAGACTGCCCAGATGGATCAGATGAAGATGAATGTGGTGAGCATGcagaatttaaattaaattcgATCAGTTTTGgcctttattttacattttcttgatAAATACCAGTAACttcacaatttttatttttatttttccccccctcaaCTTTCAGTAGCTACTGAAACCCCGTCTTCTGTGGAAAATCCAAGTGTAAATCAATTGCCCTCATCTGTGAAACCCTTTAATGCGGCGTCCTGTAAAAGTCCATCAGTGCTATGTCcaaattcatttatttgcatCAGCCCAACACAGCTATGTGATGGTAAAAAAGACTGTCCTGATGGATCAGATGAGAACTGTGtgagaaattgcatttttaagagTAAGTCAAGTTCTGGaggcaactttttaaaaaacccaTATTCACCACAtcaaattgtttattttgtattacgTAATATATCCCTGCTTCCATAGGTGAGTTCTTGTGCAAGGATCGTAGGAGCTGCGTCTCTAAGACTCTGGTGTGTGATGGCCGTGCTCATTGCCAGGATGGCTCAGATGAGCTTGACTGTCCGAGTGTGGCTCCTCACTCAACTATGACAAATGTCCTGAAATGCCGTACTGGTTCGAAGCTGTGCAAAGACCGCACGGAATGTGTTTTATACAGCCATGTTTGTGATGGAGAGAAGGATTGTTTGGATGGATCTGATGAAGAAGGATGCCAGGAAACCTGCAAAcaaggttagcatgtttttatttatgaagATCTGAATGAACAGAGCACAGGTTGTGGTGTGAATGACTTCtttcatttgcaataaaattcCTTCCTCTCAAATAGTCCTGCTTGTCATCTGTACTCCAACACAGGTGAATTTCAGTGTGCTCATGGTGCAATGTGCATCCCTGAGGCCCAGGTTTGTGACGGTAGCGCTCAGTGTCGTGACCGTTCCGATGAACTGGACTGCTGGGAAAGAACTAAAAGCTGCGAGTATCGGTGTGCAGACGGCCATCGCTGCATCCCGAATAAATTTTTGTGCGATGGAGAGCTAGATTGTTTGGATGGCACAGATGAGGCAGGCTGCGGTAAGTCCTTGGGTCCAGGTTTTCTAGCAGACAGGCCtgattttgtttcctttttcttGTCATTAGTTTAACAGAGGTTGTTCCTTTCCAGATCCTGTGGCCACAACAGCAATCAGACCTCTGGTTTGGACTTCCGAATCAATTTGCATTTCTCCTTCAGTTCGCTGCCCAGGTTCATCATTGTGTATTTCTCAAAATCAGCTGTGCGACGGAAAAAGAGACTGTCCTGATGCGTTTGATGAGAGCGACTGTATTTTCCAGTGTAAAAGCCGAAGTAAGTTCCAGTATAGTTTGTAGGGTGACGCAGATGTCACAGCAGGCCAGTTCCCGAATGTATTTACTCGCTCTTATGCAATTCATGAGCGCCTCCCCAAGTTCATCATATTGACTTTTTGTCTCTATGCATCAGCTGATTTCTTGTGCAGTGACCGGCGAAAGTGCATCCCCAGAATCTACGTGTGTGACGGCCGTGCCCACTGTCCAGACGGCTCAGATGAGAGGCAGTGCAAATCAGCAGATCCCAGCCCTCGTTGTAAGCAACTattgggggggggaaaaaatcctaTTCAGAAAGGGGGTGGATctctgtaaaactgtaattgtcgACTCTCAAATATAAGTTTATGCAGATTTTCAATTTAACCTATCAAAATCTAAGTAATACTGTTTTCTTAATACATTACAATGGCTGTCTCTCTTTCTCTGCTAAGCCTCCATGGATAAGATTGGCGCCACCTCACCTCTGAAATGCCGCAAAGGCTTCAAGGCTTGTAAAAATGGTCTGGAGTGTGTGATGTACAGCCATGTGTGTGACGGAGAGGAAGACTGTCAGGATGGATCGGATGAAGTGTCATGTGCCGCTCAGTGCAAATCAGGTGTGATTGGTCATCGAAGTTGGTGCGGTCTAAATATGTCCTGTCTGATGGGTTTTACAATTCATTTATTTGGCAGATGAGTTTGAATGTCAGCACGGTAATAGATGCATCGCACCAGAGAAGGTGTGCGACGGCCAGTATGACTGTCGGGACCGATCTGATGAAATGAACTGTGAAAGTCAGAGTTTGGGCTGCCAGCACCGCTGCGATAAGACGCGCTGTATACCAGCGACCTTCCTGTGTGATGGCGAGAGAGACTGTGTCGATGGGTCAGATGAAGAGAAGTGTGGTATGCGGCTTAGTTATTTACTAAAATGGTCGCGACAACTGTAAAACATCatgcaccatttttttttttttttttttttttttttgatcttGCCAGGTTTGGCGGCCTGTGAAGTTGAACAGTATCGATGCATGAGCGGTCAGTGTGTCTCTGAGGCTCTTCGATGTGACGGCTACGCTGACTGCAGTGACCGCTCAGATGAGGTGGACTGCGCAAGACCCCCACGCTGCCCGACACAACTACGATGCCCTCACAGTCACGAGTGCCTGCAGAGAGAATGGCTTTGTGATGGCGAGGATGACTGCGAGGACGGCTCAGATGAAAAGGCAAGGCCACAATTGAGTGTGTCCCTTCTTAAAATAGTGTATATCTGCTCTTGTGTTTCAATTTGGTGTCACTTGTACCCAGAACTGCTTGACTAAACCACCGCCTTGTAGAGAATACCAGTGGCAGTGTGTGGGCAGCAATCAATGTATTCCTCTATCCTGGAGGTGTGACGGGAAGAAAGACTGTCACAATAGCATGGATGAGGACAAATGTAAGTAGATTGATAATTAGACATAGAAGCCAGTATGTGCCTTGTCTTGTTTCATCCATGCAGAAATCTAGTCTATCCTACATCTCTTTCAAAAGGCAACCAGAGAAGGTGCCCTTCTCACCTTTACCAGTGTGGCAACGGGGAGTGTGTGGACCTGCGGCTGGTGTGCAACGGCTTTACCAACTGTCCTGACAGTTCCGACGAGGGTGTGGGATGCACACACAGCAACTGCTCCAATCCCTCAGCTCTTCGTTGTGAACATAGTTGTGTTAATACACCAAATGGACCGGTCAGTAAAACGGGAGCAGGGCTGTTTTTTGTGGAAAGCTAAGCATGGATTTCTTGTTtaagatgttttattcattgaTGAATAATGTACACATCTGTATCCCATAAGATTATTCTTCATAACAGATAGTGGACTGCTTAGTTTGAAATGTATACTTTTGTCCATCTTTGCAGAGGTGTTACTGTACTGCAGGTTTCACACTACATTCCAGTGGTGTGTCCTGTGTGGACATTGACGAGTGCAGTTTAATGCAGCATGAGGCATGCAAACACGGCTGCCTCAACACCCGTGGGTCTTATGTGTGTCATTGCCACCCTGGGTTCTACTTGGAGCCAGACAACAAAAGCTGTAAGACGAAGGGTATGTGACTGTGGTTTAACTTTTTCTATGTTCTGTCATGACACTTGGGGCACTTTTAGGCAATTGCTTTCTCTAAGAACAGACTGATACACACATGCGTTGTGCAAAATACGTAGtttgttttattgtaaatgttagtGTTGCAAGTTCTATTAAAATCCAGGAAGGCTTGAACTGTATAGACTGTACTCACTGTATAGATTTTGCTTCATTGTCGCTCTCAGATGTCCCTTTCATCTGAAGGCAAATGAGCCCTTGGGTTTGTCCTGTCTATCATGCAGTAGTCTAGCCTTTTGAAACCTGCTGGTGATTTTGAaagtgaggggggaaaaaagtagcCACTTATGCAACAGAAATTACAGATTCAAATACATTGAAATGTTCAGTCAGGTACCAAAGATGGGGTTTAAACATTTATGTAGAAGATATAAGACCCGCAAAGATTTAAACTATGCTTGTTCCCTTTTTAGATGAGCCACTGCTTCTGGCATCAGTTCAGTCAGAACTATTACTTCTTGGAGTCCATAGTGGAACCTTACGTCTTCTCTCTTCTGCCAATCGACCGGTTTTCTCACTGGATTACCACTGGGCTCAGCAGAGAGTTTACTGGCTGAGTCCTGACTACCAGAGCATCCGCTGGGCCGACGTGACAAAAGGCTCCAACAACAAAGGGACGCTTATCAAAGGTACGCAACAAGATTTCTGCACTTGTCTATagcaaataatacatttttcagaGTTTGTGAAATCTTTACAGGAGTGAAGTCTGATTTCATTGCGGTGGATTGGGTTGGTAAGAACCTGTACTGGGTGGATGGACTCGTTGGCCAGATTCTGGCGGTGCGACTTAGCGACACGGTAGTGAAATCTCGGGATTATGTTGTGGTACTGGCTGAAGATCTAGAGCAGCCTCGCTCGCTGGTGCTGCTACCACACAAAGGGTAATGTGCTCGTTCAGGAATGTTGGGATCCTCACCCAGAATCAGAGTAATTTTTGTTAAACATATTTCAGGTTGATGTTGTGGTCGGAGATTGGCAGCACCCCTCAGATCCAGCGGTCTGGGATGGATGGCTCAAAGAGGAAGGCAGTGGTGAGCAGTGGTTTGAGCTGGCCTGTCAGTTTGGCCTATGATTTCCTGGACGACCGTGTGTACTGGGCTGACGAGAAGCTATGCTGCATTGGCTCCACCTCTCTGGATGGAGATTATGTGAAGGTGAATGTCACCTACCGCAGGGGCTTGCCTTTGACACAGATGAGCACATGCCTGTGCATCAACTCAATGTGTATTCATGTAGAATCTAATTTCCCCCACTTAATAGATCCTTCAGTTAGCCGAAACTCCAAGCCCGTTCTCTGTGGCAGTCTTCAATGATCGGCTTTTCTGGTCTGACACGAAACGAAGAACCATCCGCTCAGCTGACAAGAACACTGGGAAAGATCAGAAGGTTCTTCTTAAGAGACCGGGACAGCCTTTTGGGCTAAAGGTCTGTGACCCTCTTCCTAAAGCATCACAGATGATCAGCTTTGAACATTGTCAAAAGCTTTGAAGTATACTACAACTGCATGACAGTTATATGCCTCTTCTCTCCAGCTGATGCATGCCCTCTCTCAGCCCATCATATCAAACCCCTGTGACCAGCTGCAATGCTCCCACCTCTGCCTCCTGACTCCAAACCAGAAGGTCCGCTCAGGATTGTCAAGATCAACCGGGGCTCTAGTAGTGAAAGAGCCGGCAGCAGTGTGTCGCTGCCCAAAGGGGCTGCTACTTTCTAAAGACAAGATCAGCTGCTCTCTGCCTTTGGAATCCACTTTCATCCTGCTTCTGTCTACTACAAGAGTCTATCAGGTGATAGGCAgagtttctttttctttttaacatatttttctcaTTCTGTTGTACTCTTATCTAAACCTGATTGTGACCTTACCTTATTACTTGCAGATTTACTTGCAGTCCTTGCGTCACGATGGGGTCGGTTTGAAAAGTATGCCAAACAGTCGCGTTATGGCAGTTCCTGGTGTTGTTGAGGCCTCTGGACTCGACGTATCTATCCAAGCTTTGTCTCTGTATATGGCTGATAGTGGGCAAGGTACTGTAGATGTGCTGAACTTAAGTGGTCCCAGGTCTAGGCAGGGACTGACACCAGCTGGACGAGTTCTAAGTCTAAAGGTGAGCACAGTAACCTTGGTGTTGTCTTTAGTTTTAGTGGAGGAGACTAAAATACAAAGTCAGCAGtattacactcctgatcaagattttaagaccagttggaaaaattgcaagaatttacattttgcagtgttggatcttaaggaggttctaagtaacgcttcaaaatgcaaaaagaaaaaatgggagttgaacaaaacatttttgagtcagcaatttattgtaaaaaagCATTCAACTGAAATGGGTCAttcattagctgatcaaaagtttttaAATCCATAGCTCAgaaaaactaaaatagaaataacattttccaaaaacgacTCAGTACTGAGTAGCTGTTAATCGGCTCagattggtttgggcatgcttgatgccagtgtttccatgaGGCTAGTGaggatgttgctccaggtggtgaacatggcttcacagagggcatctaCTCTCTGGTCTCATtgtacaataaggtacacaaaaatacagtagttgccaaggaattaatgaggaactaatgagtagtggttagtgTTGCGTAAGTTTGtacctcattaactactgtaattttgtgtacctttttaTTGTAAAGTATTGCCCActctctggaactgatgtccatttttgtcaacTGAAGACACAGACAAAGGCCCCCTGCAATGTCGCCACATAGCCAGCTTTGACACCCCTGAACAAGCTGTAGTtcattaaaggaaaaagcagcccagatcatggtGGTGCcctctccactgtgccatgtggaatacgtattgtcatgccagtaacgttggaagccatcaagaTGGTCAAGGTcaaaggccttgcttatgcagctgaACAGTCCGACCGCGCTCAGTGTCAAGCAGTTAAGAGAtcttgacagtgtgaatacctgagagaatgacattgaatccacattttggcttttaaaggctgtcaTTGtaattttgatcagctgatgaacagcatatttcagtttaatggttttTAGCGATAAATTGTTTACTCAATTTTTCAACTCTCgtttcttcattttgcattcCAACAGTGCAAATTGTAAATTATTGCAATATATTAACTGGTCTTAGAATTTTGCTCAGGAGTGTAGGCTGGTACTTCACTGCAAGCCCTTATGCATCACTTGAATGTTTCTTACATGCGCAACAAGGATGATTCAGTCGTTGCACTGGCTGTTGACTGGGTGACCTCCAACCTCTACTGGAGCAGTACCAAAAGACCTAATCTTCATGTGACCACCCGTCATAACAGCTTCACCACCTCTCTGCTGCAAGGATCACTGACGGTAAATTGGGCTCATGACACAGCTCTCAACCCTCCTCACATGCACATAGCTCAGGCCCCAGAAGTAGTTAAGAAAGGGCATCTTTCAGGGAAAGTACGCCTACATAATGTATAACAAGCTGCATTCAGTGGAGCTAGCAATTCAAATAAGAATTTGCGTagaaaagtgtaaaatattGAAAGTATTAGCTTTAATTTTAGTTTAACAGAAGCTACAGTGTAAGTAAATGAATAATGTTGTTTCAGGGCACAACCTCCATCGCGGTGCACCCCCCCTCAAGTCAGCTTTGCTACACAGCCCTTGTTCTGACTGGAGGCAAGAGTCAGAATGAGGTGAGCTGTGCCTGGATGGATGGCCGCAACAAAGCAGTGCTTTGGACAAAGTCCAAAATTCCCACATCATTGGTCTTTTCCAATAATGGAACCACAATCTACTGGGCTGACACAGGTTTGGTGTTCACCCTCTTTGATCCTTTCCTTGAAGTGACTATTATCTTGGTCTCTATTTTccttaattgattttttttttttttttttttattcccccAGGGGAAGGCCTAATCTGCT
This Dunckerocampus dactyliophorus isolate RoL2022-P2 chromosome 17, RoL_Ddac_1.1, whole genome shotgun sequence DNA region includes the following protein-coding sequences:
- the LOC129170382 gene encoding low-density lipoprotein receptor-related protein 2-like isoform X2 — translated: MNSRQLICLIFLSRLKLSTGQDIGCSKDQWQCDDGSCIPNKWRCDGDGDCLDGSDEMDCIGSIECPPGQFPCMDSVGCVDASARCDGQKQCPTGSDEENCTLSEGCLKSDWTCRNKICIPGDLRCDGQNDCVDNSDEEGCELCSKEGMRCPEGVCLSAEERCDGKFHCSDGSDEPTTCGKTCSVNNGGCSHLCVDEPWGALCTCPAGYNLSVNGAVCKDLDECALPFGPCLHYCTNTVGSFFCHCRDGFKPNDGFACVATGNDTRLLTVLRTSAGLLNVKSQRFDAVQTLKFSPVALTYDIARGRYYWADGAGRIYKSDGQRSWTIYTGELGIKALACDWLNGNLFWTNQRTDSIYMQAEDEKSYTTLLSKDISPSELILIPVESLMFWINTGPRDRVTIEKSWMDGSDRSSLTVLTAQLAHGLTADVAARRLYWISDFKKSIETVKVDGTGSYSFTGLLNRRPAVNLAVFEGSFYWVDDKGLWQVPQDQPSQRKLLWKSTVPVLSVYHELQQPRGTSACTKTPCHICLLTKGNPVGFTCACPNSKVLTLDGACEYPRFLYATSSSINMLEFKGSESTETELFATDKGILSFDVNWNQDWLYWTNQTGHIQRTSLTRVKTEWIPTPVSVCQIKVDQKSGSVYWLSCDQTGIGSVDVDSRYSKQLYHTTKEIRNFYLDWLRGGIIWLEDEQIFTMSMTGSNAKELLRLAGVRGNIAFDLRAASLLWNSKVGGLTTMSLLQEKKHQAGKRWNISGSVVGALEPYLVCLFKDAMTLWDRRDGRPVQAVTVKGQVVGVMAALGDIHAVPMTVICNTPAMLCKDTSICLAPSQLCDGKKDCPDGDDEDFCAKTCPSKDDFKCQDQRRCVSKALVCDGRSHCFDGSDEVGCPDVALPVTRINVLKCRKGFMPCKSGGECVLYSHVCDGEKDCQDGSDEEECEKDVTSPKQSADASNNIAPVTPAPSLPACITPSVLCPHPSVGLCITPKQFCDGRKDCPDGFDEDNCVKRCPSKDDFRCKDRRSCISTTLVCDGRAHCHDGSDEVDCPSVETPAGQAKPLKCLMGSRLCQDGSECVLFSHVCDGDPDCKDGSDEEGCDTETTTSPENLHLNRSPFAFNSQPPSKPSCQSPSFLCSDSSCILPTQLCDGTKDCPDGLDENCIKQCPNKLDFLCKDRRSCVSKNLVCDGRSHCHDGSDEVDCPTVAPPPALGKVLKCRLGFSLCRDQSQCVLFRHVCDGERDCADGSDEDECDATETPPLAGNPSLNKLTSSVKPFNAPSPKPSCRSPSVLCPNSLLCISPAQLCDGIQDCPDGSDENCIKRCPNKLDFLCKDRRSCVSKTLVCDGRSHCHDSSDEGNCPTVAPPSALGKVLKCRLGFRLCRDLSECVLFSHVCDGEKDCPDGSDEDECDATETPPLAGNPSLNKLPSSVKPFNTPSPKPSCRSPSVLCPNSLLCLSPTQLCDGIQDCPDGSDENCIKQCPNELDFLCKDRRSCVSKSLVCDGRSHCYDSSDEGNCPTVAPPSALGKVLKCRLGFRLCRDQSRCVLFSHVCDGEKDCPDGSDEDECVATETPSSVENPSVNQLPSSVKPFNAASCKSPSVLCPNSFICISPTQLCDGKKDCPDGSDENCVRNCIFKSEFLCKDRRSCVSKTLVCDGRAHCQDGSDELDCPSVAPHSTMTNVLKCRTGSKLCKDRTECVLYSHVCDGEKDCLDGSDEEGCQETCKQGEFQCAHGAMCIPEAQVCDGSAQCRDRSDELDCWERTKSCEYRCADGHRCIPNKFLCDGELDCLDGTDEAGCDPVATTAIRPLVWTSESICISPSVRCPGSSLCISQNQLCDGKRDCPDAFDESDCIFQCKSRTDFLCSDRRKCIPRIYVCDGRAHCPDGSDERQCKSADPSPRSSMDKIGATSPLKCRKGFKACKNGLECVMYSHVCDGEEDCQDGSDEVSCAAQCKSDEFECQHGNRCIAPEKVCDGQYDCRDRSDEMNCESQSLGCQHRCDKTRCIPATFLCDGERDCVDGSDEEKCGLAACEVEQYRCMSGQCVSEALRCDGYADCSDRSDEVDCARPPRCPTQLRCPHSHECLQREWLCDGEDDCEDGSDEKNCLTKPPPCREYQWQCVGSNQCIPLSWRCDGKKDCHNSMDEDKCNQRRCPSHLYQCGNGECVDLRLVCNGFTNCPDSSDEGVGCTHSNCSNPSALRCEHSCVNTPNGPRCYCTAGFTLHSSGVSCVDIDECSLMQHEACKHGCLNTRGSYVCHCHPGFYLEPDNKSCKTKDEPLLLASVQSELLLLGVHSGTLRLLSSANRPVFSLDYHWAQQRVYWLSPDYQSIRWADVTKGSNNKGTLIKGVKSDFIAVDWVGKNLYWVDGLVGQILAVRLSDTVVKSRDYVVVLAEDLEQPRSLVLLPHKGLMLWSEIGSTPQIQRSGMDGSKRKAVVSSGLSWPVSLAYDFLDDRVYWADEKLCCIGSTSLDGDYVKILQLAETPSPFSVAVFNDRLFWSDTKRRTIRSADKNTGKDQKVLLKRPGQPFGLKLMHALSQPIISNPCDQLQCSHLCLLTPNQKVRSGLSRSTGALVVKEPAAVCRCPKGLLLSKDKISCSLPLESTFILLLSTTRVYQIYLQSLRHDGVGLKSMPNSRVMAVPGVVEASGLDVSIQALSLYMADSGQGTVDVLNLSGPRSRQGLTPAGRVLSLKDDSVVALAVDWVTSNLYWSSTKRPNLHVTTRHNSFTTSLLQGSLTGTTSIAVHPPSSQLCYTALVLTGGKSQNEVSCAWMDGRNKAVLWTKSKIPTSLVFSNNGTTIYWADTGEGLICSIGLNGSGYKQYKTGPGLLTSFTYTENILLWITLEKDVTRMWFSDGLQPKQLWFETQTSLVDIKAYSTDSQEAHDRRNGHP